The following coding sequences lie in one Oligoflexus sp. genomic window:
- a CDS encoding glycosyltransferase family 4 protein produces MKVVVVPNIPFSFMVGGQEVQIQKTIEHLRLLGCDVEYLDFESRTQREWADVYHFFGPNNLHLAQAAADRKPMFISPVIFWNSSLKAAYLQGSAFIPKTYAYDLRKTLLLASGIFPNSDSELYQLARICRMDPRKIEKIPNGVDETFQGGDPNRFYSKLSNFLKPGEKFVLSVHRIEDRKNTFNLVEAADRLKVKLILIGALGEGKQQAYSSQVMDRISTASTVRYLGKVDHQTLLDAYAAAHVHALVSHWETTGLSSLEAGLNGCNLVVTECPPVREYFGDLGFMCNADVESIATSLKAALNDSRNGKGQAQKIKDRYSWRVIAEQTLRAYNRYFSDKRPS; encoded by the coding sequence ATGAAAGTTGTTGTTGTTCCAAACATCCCCTTTAGTTTTATGGTTGGCGGACAGGAAGTTCAGATTCAGAAGACCATCGAACATTTGAGGCTGCTTGGCTGCGACGTTGAATACCTTGATTTCGAATCCAGAACACAGCGCGAATGGGCCGATGTCTACCACTTTTTTGGTCCCAATAATTTGCATTTGGCGCAGGCTGCAGCTGACCGAAAGCCTATGTTCATATCGCCTGTGATTTTTTGGAATTCGAGTTTGAAGGCTGCCTACCTGCAGGGATCGGCTTTCATCCCCAAAACCTACGCCTATGATCTGCGTAAGACTCTGCTCCTGGCGTCTGGGATCTTTCCTAACTCCGACTCAGAGCTTTACCAGCTTGCGAGGATCTGTCGCATGGATCCCAGGAAAATCGAGAAAATCCCTAATGGCGTCGATGAAACGTTTCAAGGTGGAGATCCGAATCGGTTCTATAGCAAGCTCTCCAATTTTCTGAAGCCTGGGGAAAAATTCGTCCTGTCCGTCCACCGGATTGAAGATCGAAAAAATACCTTCAATCTTGTCGAGGCCGCCGACCGGCTCAAGGTGAAGCTTATTCTGATCGGTGCTTTGGGTGAAGGTAAACAGCAGGCATACAGCTCGCAGGTCATGGACAGGATTTCCACAGCCAGTACGGTTCGCTATCTTGGAAAGGTCGATCACCAGACCCTTCTGGATGCCTATGCTGCCGCTCACGTCCATGCTTTAGTCAGTCACTGGGAAACAACAGGATTATCAAGCCTCGAAGCAGGTCTTAACGGATGCAATCTGGTCGTGACGGAATGTCCGCCCGTCCGTGAATATTTTGGTGACCTGGGTTTTATGTGCAACGCTGATGTGGAAAGTATTGCGACATCACTGAAAGCAGCCCTGAACGATAGCAGGAATGGCAAAGGGCAAGCCCAAAAAATCAAAGACCGATACTCTTGGCGGGTGATCGCAGAGCAAACATTACGAGCTTACAACCGATATTTTTCTGACAAGAGGCCTTCGTGA
- a CDS encoding FkbM family methyltransferase, producing MSQGLVKRVRVFGKALLSRWIKTKSVQFQGLQVEGAFQDFGLLKELSKGRREAYMTYLFERCLEGCDSFWDIGAHVGVYSLLAARKLKGPVLAFEPNPRTYTFLQRNVQKNRLDSRIKAQQLAVAAKPGHLQFFCDEMESDVSSLVKLEDPKKLKTLEITATSLDQLAAETQGLPQLMKIDVEGAELDVLKGGDAFWRQVRERGPFYLFIESNAAALERAGTTPAELLEQLTEKGFQVSMIDEDQKRLTPVDARLQGGCWNLYCELPGRV from the coding sequence ATGTCACAGGGTCTGGTGAAAAGGGTAAGAGTCTTTGGCAAGGCGCTGCTGTCGCGGTGGATCAAAACCAAGTCCGTTCAGTTTCAGGGCCTCCAGGTCGAAGGGGCCTTCCAGGATTTTGGGCTTTTGAAGGAACTGTCCAAAGGCCGGCGCGAGGCTTACATGACATATCTTTTTGAGCGATGTCTTGAGGGATGCGATAGCTTCTGGGACATCGGGGCGCATGTGGGCGTTTATAGTCTTCTGGCGGCCCGAAAACTCAAGGGGCCGGTTCTGGCCTTTGAACCCAATCCGCGGACTTATACTTTCCTTCAGCGTAACGTTCAAAAAAATCGTTTGGACAGTCGCATCAAGGCCCAGCAGCTGGCGGTTGCCGCGAAGCCAGGGCATCTGCAGTTTTTCTGTGATGAGATGGAATCGGATGTCTCAAGCCTTGTGAAGCTTGAAGACCCGAAGAAGCTGAAGACTCTGGAGATCACCGCGACCTCGCTCGATCAACTGGCTGCGGAAACGCAGGGTTTGCCGCAGCTGATGAAGATCGATGTGGAAGGCGCGGAGCTGGATGTGCTGAAAGGTGGGGATGCCTTCTGGCGCCAGGTGCGCGAGCGCGGGCCCTTTTATTTGTTTATTGAATCGAACGCTGCGGCTTTGGAACGAGCAGGCACGACGCCTGCCGAGCTTTTGGAGCAGCTGACGGAAAAAGGTTTTCAGGTGTCCATGATTGATGAGGACCAGAAGCGGCTGACGCCGGTGGATGCAAGGCTCCAGGGTGGGTGCTGGAATCTTTACTGTGAGTTGCCTGGGCGAGTTTGA
- a CDS encoding glycosyltransferase family 4 protein gives MKKIRVLFLSKPYVAASYRQKFQLMAADPRFEIGLVVPHNWAGQDFEPDARDNYWIRRLPLLFNGHNHLHLYRGLTAAFDEFAPDVFNIEEEHYSLVTAQALSLAKKRGVPCTFYTWQNIHKNYPLPFSWIEQLVFRSCPLAIAGNQEALDILRKKGFQKRAYILPQMGADTATLAKIPSETRAEVFGPDSGLENAFIVAFAGRLVEEKGIQDLIQALPSLLDLPIHLVILGSGPYQEALKQAADRLDVGARVHFLGSKKSTDVYRYLRQIDVLALPSHTKSNWKEQFGRILVEAMLSGAVVLGSDSGEIPRVIRGGGLVFPEGNVSILAQRLRTLCENPRLTQKLAAKGRRRAQSHFTNEVIAARTLDAMLELYQQRPEARLSAGPQFG, from the coding sequence ATGAAAAAAATCCGAGTGCTCTTTCTATCGAAACCTTATGTGGCTGCATCCTATCGTCAAAAATTTCAGCTGATGGCGGCGGATCCGCGTTTTGAAATTGGGCTGGTTGTTCCGCATAACTGGGCCGGGCAAGACTTTGAACCGGATGCGCGGGATAATTATTGGATACGCCGGCTGCCTCTTCTTTTCAACGGGCACAATCATCTGCATCTTTATCGAGGATTGACCGCGGCCTTTGATGAGTTTGCTCCCGATGTTTTTAATATTGAAGAGGAGCACTATTCCCTCGTCACGGCCCAGGCTCTCTCGTTGGCGAAAAAGCGCGGTGTTCCCTGCACTTTTTATACCTGGCAGAATATTCATAAGAACTACCCTCTGCCTTTCTCCTGGATTGAACAGCTGGTCTTTCGATCCTGCCCCCTGGCGATTGCCGGCAATCAGGAGGCGCTGGATATTCTGCGCAAAAAAGGTTTTCAAAAGCGGGCCTATATCCTGCCGCAGATGGGTGCGGATACGGCGACGCTTGCGAAAATTCCGAGTGAAACGCGTGCCGAGGTCTTCGGTCCTGACAGCGGGCTTGAGAATGCTTTTATCGTAGCCTTTGCAGGAAGGCTTGTGGAAGAGAAGGGGATTCAGGACCTGATTCAGGCCTTGCCTTCGCTTTTGGATCTGCCGATTCACCTTGTTATTCTGGGCAGCGGGCCCTACCAGGAGGCTTTGAAGCAGGCGGCGGATAGACTGGACGTTGGGGCGCGCGTGCACTTCCTTGGGTCCAAAAAATCCACCGACGTCTATCGTTATCTTCGGCAGATTGATGTCCTGGCTCTGCCTTCGCATACCAAAAGCAATTGGAAGGAGCAGTTCGGACGCATCCTCGTCGAAGCGATGCTGAGCGGCGCTGTCGTGCTGGGCTCGGATTCAGGCGAGATTCCGCGCGTGATCCGCGGCGGTGGCCTCGTCTTTCCGGAAGGGAATGTTTCCATCCTCGCGCAGCGTCTTCGGACTTTGTGTGAAAACCCGCGCCTCACGCAAAAACTTGCCGCCAAGGGGCGACGCCGAGCCCAGAGTCATTTCACCAATGAAGTGATCGCGGCCCGAACCCTTGACGCCATGCTGGAACTTTATCAGCAAAGGCCTGAAGCACGCCTGTCAGCAGGGCCTCAGTTCGGCTAA
- a CDS encoding O-antigen ligase family protein, with protein MQGSDDGSSRATLIVLVLLFCVFPFGPAFQSLGQALVFLSALYLGRARLVSSFQTMPRDVRWLLGGMAAFLLWNVFATLISPSQHHAEPGSYFVGYAPLFILPWLTGLLPKLDDAQKKKLLSFAAGLVLIWGLAVFSQYLFPWRLSGLSLVEHTTRRAQGFYSHPMSLAYASLLIWPFAVRLLLKSPRLWQSWCFAAGAAMLLLFSMSRIVQLLAALVVLGNVFIMLSGRQRLLALMASLLIGTGLAVTDNPVSARFHNLLHPTAQDVMSDYPDDRLAFWHAHLLIIQERPWLGHGVHQGNAFRKPYYERLGLGDFKKQYQAHNQYIQIVAEGGLIALALYGFWLVMTWRVLKRWIGDAFIRNTGQQTLLIFSLGVLTQNAFDDTCVRMGVVILFCVLFLNLPAWTHKPERAA; from the coding sequence ATGCAGGGTTCCGATGACGGCTCGTCCAGGGCGACTTTGATTGTGTTGGTCCTCCTCTTCTGTGTGTTTCCCTTCGGGCCGGCCTTTCAAAGTCTCGGGCAGGCCCTTGTCTTTCTCTCTGCACTCTATCTTGGCCGCGCGCGCCTCGTTTCATCCTTTCAAACCATGCCGCGTGATGTGCGGTGGCTGCTCGGGGGCATGGCTGCTTTTCTGCTTTGGAATGTGTTCGCGACACTGATCAGTCCCAGCCAGCATCATGCGGAACCCGGGTCCTATTTTGTGGGCTACGCGCCGCTTTTTATCCTGCCATGGCTCACGGGTCTGCTTCCCAAATTGGATGATGCGCAGAAAAAAAAGCTCCTGTCTTTCGCGGCTGGGCTGGTCTTGATCTGGGGCCTTGCTGTTTTCAGTCAGTATCTTTTCCCCTGGCGACTTTCCGGTCTTTCCCTGGTGGAACATACCACGCGCCGCGCGCAGGGTTTTTATTCGCATCCTATGAGCCTCGCCTATGCTTCGCTACTGATCTGGCCCTTCGCCGTGCGCCTTCTTTTGAAATCACCGCGCCTTTGGCAAAGCTGGTGCTTCGCAGCGGGCGCGGCCATGCTTCTCCTCTTTTCCATGTCGCGTATCGTTCAGCTGCTGGCGGCGCTCGTTGTGCTGGGGAATGTGTTCATCATGCTCTCGGGGCGTCAGCGTCTTCTGGCTCTGATGGCCTCGCTTTTGATTGGGACCGGCCTTGCTGTGACGGATAATCCGGTGTCAGCGCGCTTTCATAATCTTTTGCACCCGACAGCGCAGGATGTGATGTCGGATTATCCGGATGATCGGCTCGCTTTCTGGCACGCGCATCTTCTTATCATTCAGGAAAGACCCTGGCTCGGGCATGGCGTGCATCAGGGGAATGCCTTCCGCAAACCCTACTATGAGCGCCTCGGTTTGGGGGACTTTAAAAAGCAGTACCAGGCTCATAATCAGTATATTCAGATCGTGGCCGAGGGCGGGTTGATTGCGTTGGCCCTTTATGGATTCTGGCTGGTCATGACCTGGAGGGTTCTAAAACGATGGATAGGGGATGCGTTCATAAGGAACACGGGGCAGCAGACGCTTTTGATATTTTCGCTCGGAGTTTTGACGCAGAACGCCTTCGATGACACCTGCGTGCGGATGGGAGTCGTGATCCTTTTCTGTGTCCTCTTTTTGAATCTGCCGGCCTGGACGCATAAGCCTGAGAGGGCCGCATGA
- the mnmA gene encoding tRNA 2-thiouridine(34) synthase MnmA encodes MKIAMLLSGGVDSSVALAELVREEKHQIQAFYLKIWLEDDLQYLGQCPWEEDLQYAQGVCEKLGVPLEIVSLQTAYWDRVVSHSISELKAGRTPSPDILCNQNVKFGAFCDLIDASYDRIATGHYARQRLHNGHQQLLKGVDPIKDQTYFLSRLSRVQLDRAMFPIGHIPKREVRALAAHYDLPTQARPDSQGICFLGKLKFSEFVKAHLGEWPGDIIDVASGRVLGAHKGFWFHTIGQRKGLGLSGGPWFVVQKDPAKNIVYVSSEEGRLQRPQLNFSISSMHWLEEKPDLNRFYTVKIRHGERTTECRLSDLGEGRLQVELGQPDGGIAPGQYAVIYDGDLCLGAGVID; translated from the coding sequence ATGAAAATCGCCATGCTGCTCTCTGGTGGTGTTGATAGTTCGGTGGCCCTGGCGGAATTGGTGCGCGAAGAGAAGCACCAAATCCAGGCCTTCTATTTGAAAATATGGCTTGAAGATGATCTGCAGTACCTGGGTCAATGCCCGTGGGAAGAGGACCTTCAGTATGCGCAGGGCGTATGCGAAAAGCTGGGCGTTCCTTTGGAAATCGTGAGCCTTCAGACCGCGTACTGGGATCGCGTCGTGTCGCATTCCATCTCTGAACTGAAGGCGGGTCGGACGCCGAGCCCGGATATCCTTTGCAATCAGAACGTCAAGTTCGGGGCTTTCTGTGACCTCATTGATGCCAGCTACGATCGCATTGCCACGGGGCATTATGCGCGGCAGCGTTTGCATAACGGCCATCAGCAGCTTTTGAAAGGCGTCGATCCGATCAAGGATCAGACCTATTTTTTATCACGACTCAGTCGCGTCCAGCTCGACCGCGCGATGTTCCCGATCGGTCATATTCCGAAGCGCGAAGTCAGGGCTCTGGCGGCTCATTATGATCTGCCGACTCAGGCGCGTCCGGATAGCCAGGGTATTTGCTTCCTCGGCAAATTGAAGTTCAGTGAGTTTGTGAAAGCCCATCTGGGCGAGTGGCCCGGTGACATCATAGACGTCGCGAGCGGGCGTGTCCTCGGCGCGCATAAGGGTTTTTGGTTCCATACCATCGGACAACGCAAGGGACTTGGTCTAAGCGGCGGGCCATGGTTTGTAGTGCAAAAGGATCCTGCAAAGAATATTGTCTACGTATCATCGGAAGAAGGACGACTGCAGAGACCGCAGCTGAATTTCAGCATCAGCAGCATGCATTGGCTGGAAGAGAAGCCGGATTTGAATCGTTTCTATACCGTGAAGATTCGTCATGGCGAACGCACTACGGAATGTCGCCTCAGCGATCTGGGTGAGGGACGCCTGCAGGTGGAACTCGGACAGCCCGACGGCGGGATCGCCCCGGGGCAGTATGCTGTGATCTATGACGGTGATCTTTGTCTGGGTGCCGGTGTTATTGATTGA
- the purH gene encoding bifunctional phosphoribosylaminoimidazolecarboxamide formyltransferase/IMP cyclohydrolase, whose product MTQLPGKPLALISVTDKTGIVDFARSLEHLGFQILSTGGTAKLLAESGVAVTEAGAHTGSPEILDGRVKTLHPKIHGGILYDREKDAHVAQCREHSIQGIDLVVVNLYQFAAKAVGQQLDLPKAIEYIDIGGPTMLRAAAKNYRFVAPLLDPADYDRCLAELKAGGLTDEFRRYLAAKTFRAISQYDSMIASYYEKSLETDTAETLAPAYDLRLESQQTLRYGENPHQKARFYRSNLSTTGGLQDAKVLQGKELSYNNLLDCDAAVQMVADFPEYTAVTIIKHNNPCGAALGRTGERLLDVYKRALAVDPKSAFGGIVAVNKTIDAETADALSQLFLECIVAPAFSPEARTVLATKKNLRLLELPYLLPANSANAPKQLDVRSVLGGILVQDRDQIRAENGRWEAVTQLKPTTAQAEDLTFAMRLCKHVKSNAIVYVKDLVTVAVGAGQMSRIDSATFAAEKAKEFGRTVQGSVMASDAFFPFRDTVDLAAKLGVSAIIQPGGSMRDEESIQAANEHKIAMVFTGVRHFKH is encoded by the coding sequence ATGACTCAGCTTCCCGGCAAACCATTGGCCTTGATCTCGGTCACCGACAAAACCGGTATCGTTGACTTCGCCCGTTCCCTGGAACACTTGGGCTTTCAAATTCTGTCCACCGGCGGAACCGCCAAACTCCTCGCCGAATCCGGCGTGGCCGTAACCGAAGCCGGAGCGCATACCGGCAGTCCTGAAATCCTCGATGGACGCGTCAAGACCCTTCATCCCAAAATTCATGGCGGCATCCTCTACGATCGCGAGAAGGACGCCCATGTCGCGCAATGCCGCGAGCACAGCATCCAGGGCATCGACCTTGTGGTGGTGAACCTTTATCAATTCGCCGCGAAAGCGGTCGGCCAGCAGCTCGATCTGCCCAAGGCCATCGAATATATCGACATCGGCGGACCCACGATGCTCCGCGCCGCAGCGAAAAATTATCGCTTCGTCGCGCCGCTCCTTGATCCCGCGGATTATGATCGCTGCCTTGCGGAACTCAAAGCAGGCGGCCTGACTGATGAGTTCCGACGTTACCTGGCAGCCAAGACCTTCCGCGCGATCTCACAGTATGACAGCATGATCGCAAGCTACTACGAAAAGAGTCTGGAAACTGATACAGCCGAAACCCTCGCCCCTGCCTATGACCTTCGCCTCGAATCCCAGCAGACTCTGCGCTACGGTGAAAATCCCCATCAAAAAGCCCGTTTTTACCGCTCGAATCTGAGCACCACAGGCGGACTTCAGGACGCCAAGGTTCTGCAAGGGAAAGAGCTTTCCTATAACAACCTGCTCGACTGCGATGCCGCCGTGCAGATGGTTGCAGACTTCCCGGAATATACCGCCGTCACCATCATCAAGCACAACAATCCCTGCGGTGCCGCCCTCGGCCGTACAGGTGAACGTCTGCTCGACGTTTATAAACGCGCGCTGGCCGTCGATCCCAAATCCGCTTTCGGCGGTATCGTGGCCGTGAATAAAACCATAGATGCGGAAACAGCCGACGCTCTTTCGCAGCTCTTCCTCGAATGCATCGTGGCTCCTGCGTTCAGCCCGGAAGCCCGGACGGTTCTTGCGACCAAGAAAAACCTGCGCCTTCTGGAACTCCCCTATCTCCTCCCGGCCAACAGCGCCAATGCACCGAAACAACTCGATGTGCGTTCCGTGCTCGGCGGCATCCTGGTCCAGGATCGTGATCAGATCCGCGCGGAAAATGGCCGTTGGGAAGCTGTGACTCAGCTGAAACCCACCACAGCCCAAGCGGAGGACCTGACCTTCGCCATGCGTCTTTGCAAGCATGTGAAGTCCAACGCCATCGTCTATGTGAAAGACCTCGTGACCGTCGCCGTCGGCGCGGGCCAGATGAGCCGCATTGATAGCGCGACTTTCGCTGCAGAAAAAGCCAAGGAATTCGGCCGCACGGTCCAGGGCTCCGTCATGGCCAGCGATGCCTTCTTCCCCTTCCGCGATACTGTGGACCTCGCCGCGAAACTCGGCGTGAGTGCGATCATTCAGCCAGGCGGCTCGATGCGCGATGAGGAATCCATACAGGCCGCCAATGAACATAAGATTGCGATGGTGTTCACCGGCGTTCGTCACTTCAAGCACTAA
- a CDS encoding trypsin-like serine protease, with the protein MKFKQQMILGSALAFLSAIQACHSKSDSKLDIIGGRPVTNDPEGPALHNVVGLSRDGLSTFCSGSVVAKDMIVTAAHCVDDGRPFSVVFGDPKAVMPRVEVEKVDMYKPYGAAAFPNFDIAWVQLKTPVPQGFEPMEVLRDPSKLKEANEFRLAGYGYEKTGCRDAGCKDELLQTNTALEKYYDTPRLMSLLVFKGSVEQKLGGACNGDSGGPAYAKIDNKWYLIGVTNGVTAYVNPESFANRAVSCEALSDIYTFIGDYVPWLEKRSAQELKRLADRNPDRSDAPFVIKGEKRADDVPEPRTWAEWIEYPYHNEQAWNTVDRLLFDLWAKHRPLLGDDEHVKLWVDPDFSQARVQEITSYELMKSQRDELKYDDQPSDLRPLGSWTGLQEVNVIGDYTSRGLEALSRLPALRKLKLSPGSRRPYGQLNLKPLEKLGPVLEDLKLDDMTPGELKTLAFGSFTQLKNLDFAAQSGYPEAVLDMSGLKNLESLKISSWPYASKISLPQDLALGTLELKLDHKTDLSWLDISAVKSIQTLEIGSEVLSEPAVLRSFHKKGIRKLTVPGSRLTEVDFPAAGFADVQELSVSSNLLASTDFIKNLKVLQKADLRDNPVSLAECPAGVSCTFDRVPNPKKVADFCRNTVDNEDYFYGTTIKALLTDQGFFAVYYDDAICDLLQQSLESSTSVELNGDLTWYLPNGLNYDMRVLKSLVGLKSLKIRNVTLAYADALSELSNLTNLDLNAVKTKDLGFIGKIPKLENLSYAEFPYTTLEALSHPKLKSLMLPSEGLAALNGGRVQTIGDKTELPSLTKLSLRGHPLQDLKGVDRLKALSQLDITGTKVADLSPLNTLIGATVFFGDQYQLDTCPILYGSCQTGTKTLEGATFGADGASLMGSNWKVNQVIPGLGKALRN; encoded by the coding sequence ATGAAATTTAAACAGCAGATGATACTGGGCTCTGCCCTGGCGTTTTTGAGTGCGATTCAAGCCTGCCATTCGAAAAGTGATAGCAAACTTGATATAATCGGTGGTCGTCCCGTCACGAATGATCCCGAGGGTCCGGCCCTGCATAACGTGGTGGGTTTGAGCCGTGATGGTCTGAGTACTTTCTGCAGCGGCAGCGTGGTGGCCAAGGACATGATTGTAACAGCCGCGCACTGCGTGGATGATGGTCGACCCTTCTCGGTGGTGTTTGGTGATCCCAAAGCCGTGATGCCTCGCGTCGAAGTCGAAAAAGTGGATATGTACAAGCCGTATGGCGCCGCGGCCTTTCCCAACTTCGATATCGCCTGGGTGCAGCTCAAGACTCCCGTGCCTCAGGGCTTCGAACCGATGGAAGTTCTGCGCGATCCGTCCAAGCTGAAAGAGGCGAATGAATTCCGTCTGGCCGGCTATGGTTATGAAAAAACCGGCTGCCGCGATGCGGGCTGCAAGGATGAACTCCTTCAGACCAATACCGCGTTGGAAAAATATTATGATACGCCGCGTCTTATGAGCCTTCTCGTGTTCAAAGGGTCGGTGGAGCAAAAACTGGGTGGCGCGTGCAACGGAGATTCGGGCGGTCCGGCTTATGCGAAGATTGATAATAAATGGTATCTGATCGGTGTGACCAACGGCGTCACGGCTTATGTGAACCCGGAAAGTTTCGCCAATCGTGCGGTTTCCTGTGAGGCTCTGAGCGATATCTATACTTTCATCGGTGACTACGTTCCCTGGCTGGAAAAGCGTTCCGCCCAGGAATTGAAGCGGCTGGCCGATCGGAACCCAGATCGTAGCGATGCTCCTTTTGTTATCAAGGGCGAAAAGAGAGCGGATGATGTTCCCGAACCCAGAACCTGGGCCGAGTGGATTGAGTATCCCTATCATAATGAGCAGGCCTGGAATACGGTCGATCGCCTGCTTTTTGATCTATGGGCCAAGCATCGTCCGCTGCTGGGTGATGACGAACACGTAAAACTTTGGGTGGATCCTGATTTCTCTCAGGCCCGCGTGCAGGAGATCACAAGCTACGAGCTGATGAAGAGCCAGCGTGACGAGCTGAAGTACGATGACCAGCCGTCCGATCTGCGTCCTTTGGGAAGCTGGACCGGCCTTCAGGAGGTGAATGTCATTGGCGACTACACATCCCGTGGTCTTGAGGCCCTGTCCCGTTTGCCTGCGCTGCGGAAGCTTAAGCTGAGTCCTGGCAGCCGGCGCCCCTATGGTCAACTGAATCTGAAGCCCCTTGAGAAATTGGGCCCGGTTCTGGAAGACCTCAAGTTGGATGACATGACCCCGGGTGAACTGAAGACGCTTGCTTTTGGGTCCTTTACGCAGCTGAAGAACCTTGATTTTGCAGCTCAAAGTGGTTATCCCGAAGCGGTTTTGGATATGAGCGGGCTGAAGAATCTTGAGTCCTTGAAGATTTCAAGCTGGCCTTATGCTTCCAAAATTTCATTGCCTCAGGACCTTGCTCTGGGGACTCTGGAATTGAAATTGGATCACAAAACGGATCTCAGCTGGCTCGATATCTCCGCCGTGAAATCCATTCAGACACTCGAAATCGGTTCGGAAGTTCTGTCTGAGCCTGCGGTGCTGAGGAGCTTTCACAAAAAAGGCATCAGGAAACTTACCGTTCCTGGCAGCCGTTTGACGGAAGTTGATTTTCCGGCAGCAGGCTTTGCGGATGTTCAGGAACTTTCTGTGAGTAGCAACCTTCTTGCCAGTACGGATTTTATTAAGAACCTGAAGGTTCTGCAAAAGGCTGATCTGCGCGATAACCCCGTGAGCCTTGCAGAGTGCCCGGCCGGTGTCAGCTGCACCTTTGATCGCGTGCCCAATCCTAAAAAAGTGGCTGATTTCTGTCGGAATACGGTCGACAACGAAGACTACTTCTATGGAACGACCATTAAAGCGCTGTTGACAGATCAAGGCTTTTTTGCAGTTTACTATGATGATGCGATCTGTGATCTCCTGCAGCAGTCTTTGGAAAGCTCCACTTCGGTGGAACTCAATGGCGATCTCACCTGGTATCTGCCGAATGGTTTGAACTATGATATGCGGGTTTTAAAGAGCCTTGTCGGTCTGAAGAGTCTGAAGATTCGTAATGTCACACTTGCTTATGCGGACGCTTTGAGCGAGCTTTCCAATTTGACCAACCTTGATTTGAATGCTGTGAAAACCAAAGACCTTGGCTTCATCGGTAAGATTCCGAAGCTGGAAAACCTGAGCTATGCCGAGTTCCCTTACACCACATTGGAAGCCCTCTCGCATCCGAAACTGAAAAGTCTAATGCTGCCTTCCGAGGGTTTGGCAGCCTTGAACGGCGGACGCGTGCAGACCATCGGTGATAAAACCGAACTGCCGTCTTTGACCAAACTGTCTTTGCGTGGCCATCCGCTTCAGGATCTGAAGGGCGTGGACCGACTCAAGGCTCTCTCCCAGCTCGATATCACAGGCACCAAGGTCGCTGACCTTTCGCCTTTGAATACCCTCATCGGCGCGACGGTCTTCTTCGGAGACCAGTATCAACTCGATACCTGCCCCATCCTTTACGGCAGCTGCCAGACGGGAACTAAAACTCTCGAAGGCGCGACCTTTGGAGCAGACGGCGCGAGTCTCATGGGTTCTAACTGGAAAGTGAACCAGGTGATTCCTGGTCTTGGAAAAGCTCTGCGCAACTAA